A portion of the Leptospira kanakyensis genome contains these proteins:
- a CDS encoding acetyl-CoA carboxylase biotin carboxyl carrier protein subunit gives MDYLFETKSAAASVYVSGSQTRVRLGKDSFSFQLEDWVKEETLPSDTNSLRSVIMKDGSVLQYLKVRNEIFLHWKGEIWSAKLAERQYEGGGQTSPEIKSPMPGKVVQISTEVGREHKGGETLLILEAMKMENAVKAPYPCRVEEIRKSQGDLVQQDEVLIILHRIEPEKT, from the coding sequence ATGGATTATCTTTTTGAAACTAAATCCGCCGCCGCTTCTGTTTATGTGAGTGGTTCCCAAACACGCGTTCGATTGGGAAAGGACTCCTTTTCTTTTCAATTAGAAGATTGGGTGAAAGAGGAAACTTTACCATCTGATACAAATTCCCTCCGGTCAGTCATCATGAAAGATGGATCTGTATTACAATATCTTAAAGTAAGAAATGAGATTTTTCTACATTGGAAGGGCGAAATTTGGAGTGCGAAACTCGCCGAACGTCAGTATGAAGGCGGAGGCCAGACCTCTCCCGAAATCAAAAGCCCTATGCCCGGAAAAGTAGTGCAAATTTCTACTGAGGTGGGACGGGAACATAAAGGGGGAGAGACCCTACTCATTTTGGAAGCAATGAAAATGGAGAACGCTGTTAAGGCCCCTTATCCATGCCGCGTGGAAGAAATTCGAAAATCACAAGGGGATCTGGTCCAACAGGACGAAGTGCTCATCATTTTACAC